In Panthera tigris isolate Pti1 chromosome C1, P.tigris_Pti1_mat1.1, whole genome shotgun sequence, the following proteins share a genomic window:
- the OSGEPL1 gene encoding probable tRNA N6-adenosine threonylcarbamoyltransferase, mitochondrial isoform X1 — translation MLILNKAAGVFSKPSRREIFEFLRSFNFRPGNVFLHKLVLGIETSCDDTAAAVVDETGNVLGEAIHSQTEVHLKTGGIVPPVAQQLHRENIQRIVQEALSTSKVSPSELSAIATTVKPGLALSLGVGLSFSLQLVDQLKKPFIPIHHMEAHALTIRLLNKVEFPFLVLLISGGHCLLALVRGVSDFLLLGKSLDIAPGDMLDKVARRLSLIKHPECSTMSGGKAIEHLAKQGNKLHFDFKPPMQRAKNCDFSFTGLQHVIDKIITQKEKEEGIQKGQILSSAAHIAAAVQHTTACHIAKRTHRAILFCKQRDLLSQSNAVLVVSGGVASNLYIRKALEIVTNATQCTLLCPPPKLCTDNGIMIAWNGIERLRAGLGILHNTEGIRYEPKCPLGVDISKEVGEAAIKVPRLKMKI, via the exons ATGCTAATATTGAATAAGGCAGCAGGAGTTTTTTCTAAACCATCAAGAAgggaaatttttgaatttttaagaagttttaattTTCGTCCTGGAAACGTATTTCTTCATAAACTAGTATTGGGGATTGAAACCAGTTGTGATGATACGGCAGCTGCTGTGGTGGATGAAACTGGAAATGTTTTGGGAGAAGCAATACATTCCCAAACTGAAGTTCATTTAAA aaCAGGTGGAATTGTTCCTCCAGTAGCTCAACAGcttcacagagaaaatattcaacGAATAGTGCAAGAAGCTCTCTCTACCAGTAAAGTCTCTCCAAGTGAACTCTCAGCAATTGCAACTACCGTCAAACCAGGACTTGCTTTAAGCTTGGGCGTAGGCTTATCATTTAGCTTACAACTGGTAGAccaattaaaaaaaccctttattCCCATTCATCATATGGAGGCTCATGCACTTACTATTAGGTTATTAAATAAAGTAGAATTTCCCTTTTTAGTTCTTTTGATTTCTGGAGGTCATTGTCTATTGGCATTAGTTAGAGGAGTTTCAGAttttctgcttctgggaaaatCTTTGGACATAGCACCAGGTGACATGCTTGACAAG gtaGCAAGAAGACTTTCTTTGATAAAACATCCAGAGTGCTCTACCATGAGTGGTGGGAAAGCTATAGAACATTTGGCCAAACAAGGAAATAAACTGCATTTTGATTTCAAACCTCCCATGCAACGAGctaaaaattgtgatttttcttttactggaCTTCAACATGTTATTGATAAGATaataacacaaaaggaaaaagaggaag GGATCCAGAAGGGGCAAATCCTGTCTTCGGCTGCACACATTGCTGCTGCAGTACAGCACACAACAGCGTGCCACATTGCAAAAAGAACACATCGTGCCATTCTGTTTTGCAAGCAGAGAGATTTGTTATCTCAAAGTAATGCAGTGCTG GTTGTATCTGGAGGCGTTGCAAGTAACCTATATATCCGAAAAGCTCTGGAAATTGTAACAAATGCAACACAATGCACTTTGTTATGTCCTCCTCCCAAACTGTGCACTGACAATGGCATTATGATTGCATG GAATGGTATTGAAAGATTGCGTGCTGGCTTGGGCATTTTACACAACACAGAAGGCATCCGCTATGAACCAAA ATGTCCTCTTGGAGTAGATATATCAAAAGAAGTTGGAGAAGCTGCCATAAAAGTACCAcgattaaaaatgaagatttga
- the OSGEPL1 gene encoding probable tRNA N6-adenosine threonylcarbamoyltransferase, mitochondrial isoform X2, translated as MLILNKAAGVFSKPSRREIFEFLRSFNFRPGNVFLHKLVLGIETSCDDTAAAVVDETGNVLGEAIHSQTEVHLKTGGIVPPVAQQLHRENIQRIVQEALSTSKVSPSELSAIATTVKPGLALSLGVGLSFSLQLVDQLKKPFIPIHHMEAHALTIRLLNKVEFPFLVLLISGGHCLLALVRGVSDFLLLGKSLDIAPGDMLDKVARRLSLIKHPECSTMSGGKAIEHLAKQGNKLHFDFKPPMQRAKNCDFSFTGLQHVIDKIITQKEKEEGIQKGQILSSAAHIAAAVQHTTACHIAKRTHRAILFCKQRDLLSQSNAVLVVSGGVASNLYIRKALEIVTNATQCTLLCPPPKLCTDNGIMIA; from the exons ATGCTAATATTGAATAAGGCAGCAGGAGTTTTTTCTAAACCATCAAGAAgggaaatttttgaatttttaagaagttttaattTTCGTCCTGGAAACGTATTTCTTCATAAACTAGTATTGGGGATTGAAACCAGTTGTGATGATACGGCAGCTGCTGTGGTGGATGAAACTGGAAATGTTTTGGGAGAAGCAATACATTCCCAAACTGAAGTTCATTTAAA aaCAGGTGGAATTGTTCCTCCAGTAGCTCAACAGcttcacagagaaaatattcaacGAATAGTGCAAGAAGCTCTCTCTACCAGTAAAGTCTCTCCAAGTGAACTCTCAGCAATTGCAACTACCGTCAAACCAGGACTTGCTTTAAGCTTGGGCGTAGGCTTATCATTTAGCTTACAACTGGTAGAccaattaaaaaaaccctttattCCCATTCATCATATGGAGGCTCATGCACTTACTATTAGGTTATTAAATAAAGTAGAATTTCCCTTTTTAGTTCTTTTGATTTCTGGAGGTCATTGTCTATTGGCATTAGTTAGAGGAGTTTCAGAttttctgcttctgggaaaatCTTTGGACATAGCACCAGGTGACATGCTTGACAAG gtaGCAAGAAGACTTTCTTTGATAAAACATCCAGAGTGCTCTACCATGAGTGGTGGGAAAGCTATAGAACATTTGGCCAAACAAGGAAATAAACTGCATTTTGATTTCAAACCTCCCATGCAACGAGctaaaaattgtgatttttcttttactggaCTTCAACATGTTATTGATAAGATaataacacaaaaggaaaaagaggaag GGATCCAGAAGGGGCAAATCCTGTCTTCGGCTGCACACATTGCTGCTGCAGTACAGCACACAACAGCGTGCCACATTGCAAAAAGAACACATCGTGCCATTCTGTTTTGCAAGCAGAGAGATTTGTTATCTCAAAGTAATGCAGTGCTG GTTGTATCTGGAGGCGTTGCAAGTAACCTATATATCCGAAAAGCTCTGGAAATTGTAACAAATGCAACACAATGCACTTTGTTATGTCCTCCTCCCAAACTGTGCACTGACAATGGCATTATGATTGCATG A